One part of the Kryptolebias marmoratus isolate JLee-2015 linkage group LG2, ASM164957v2, whole genome shotgun sequence genome encodes these proteins:
- the LOC108248432 gene encoding extracellular calcium-sensing receptor: protein MRKSTARVVIVFSHQTMILNLMEEVIRQNLTGLQWLASEAWTTAAVLQTPHLMPYLGGTLGIAIRRGEIPGLRNFLLQTHPDLHHNKSNENNLVNQFWEFTFECRFAPPPAGWVENGGTICTGEEDLESVETEFLDVSNLRPEYNVYKAVYALAYALDDMLQCEPGSGPFSCPTWQTIEPWQLVYYLEKVNFTTSFGDEVSFDENGDALPIYDVMNWLWLPDGRINVQNVGDVKMSAFKGEELRLYEDKIFWNFKSKKPPRSVCSENCPPGSRMVRKQGEPECCFDCVLCSEGTISNSTNSLECFRCPEDFWSSPQRDHCIPKKTEFLSYQEPLGICLTVTSLLGTFICTVVLGIFIYHRSTPIVRANNSELSFQLLLSLKLCFLCSLLFIGRPRLWTCPLRHVAFGISFVLCVSCILVKTMVVLAVFKASKPGGGASLKWFGVSQQRGTVLILTSVQAAICTAWLVSSSPTPHKNTQYHNDKIVYECIVGSTVGFSVLLGYIGLLAVLSFVLAFLARNLPDNFNEAKLITFSMLIFCAVWVAFVPAYISSPGKYADAVEVFAILASSFGLLAALFGPKCYIILLRPERNTKKAIMGRGVE, encoded by the exons ATGAGGAAATCCACAGCTCGAGTGGTCATTGTGTTTTCACATCAGACTATGATTCTTAATCTCATGGAAGAG GTGATAAGGCAGAATCTGACTGGCCTGCAGTGGTTGGCAAGTGAAGCTTGGACCACAGCTGCTGTGCTTCAGACCCCTCACCTCATGCCATATCTGGGTGGAACACTGGGTATTGCTATCCGTCGAGGAGAGATACCAGGCCTCAGAAACTTCCTGTTGCAAACACATCCTGACTTACATCATAACAAGAGCAATGAAAATAACTTG GTGAACCAGTTCTGGGAATTCACATTTGAGTGTAGATTTGCACCACCTCCAGCAGGTTGGGTGGAGAACGGGGGAACAATATGTACTGGAGAAGAAGATTTAGAAAGTGTGGAAACAGAGTTCCTGGATGTTTCTAACCTCAGACCTGAGTACAATGTTTACAAAGCTGTGTATGCGCTGGCATATGCTCTGGATGATATGCTGCAGTGTGAGCCAGGCAGTGGCCCTTTCAGTTGTCCCACTTGGCAAACAATTGAGCCATGGCAG CTTGTATATTACCTAGAAAAGGTCAATTTCACCACATCATTTGGTGATGAGGTGTCATTTGATGAAAATGGTGATGCTTTACCAATTTACGATGTTATGAACTGGCTGTGGCTCCCTGATGGACgaataaatgttcaaaatgtggGAGATGTTAAAATGTCTGCCTTTAAAGGTGAGGAACTGAGGCTTTATGAGGACAAAATCTTCTGGAACTTTAAATCCAAAAAG CCACCACGGTCAGTGTGCAGTGAGAACTGCCCTCCAGGTTCTCGCATGGTGAGAAAGCAGGGGGAACCTGAGTGTTGTTTTGACTGCGTCCTTTGTTCTGAAGGAACGATCAGTAATAGCACCA ACTCCTTGGAGTGCTTCAGGTGTCCAGAGGACTTCTGGTCCAGCCCCCAGCGTGATCACTGTATTCCTAAGAAAACTGAGTTCCTGTCCTATCAGGAGCCTTTGGGTATCTGTTTGACAGTCACCTCATTACTGGGCACTTTTATCTGTACTGTTGTTCTGGGGATCTTTATCTATCACCGCAGTACACCTATAGTGAGGGCCAATAATTCAGAACTGagcttccagctgctgctgtcactgaaGTTATGTTTCCTGTGTTCGTTGCTATTTATTGGACGGCCCAGACTTTGGACATGCCCACTGAGACATGTAGCCTTTGGGATCAGTTTTGTGCTTTGTGTCTCGTGCATCCTGGTTAAAACCATGGTGGTTCTGGCTGTGTTCAAAGCCTCCAAACCAGGAGGTGGAGCAAGTCTCAAGTGGTTTGGTGTTTCTCAGCAGAGGGGAACAGTTTTAATTCTCACCTCTGTCCAGGCAGCGATCTGCACTGCTTGGCTTGTCTCCTCCTCACCAACTCCACATAAAAACACCCAGTACCACAACGACAAGATAGTTTATGAGTGCATAGTTGGCTCCACTGTTGGTTTTTCAGTGTTACTTGGTTACATTGGGTTGCTGGCTGTCCTTAGCTTTGTCTTAGCATTTCTGGCAAGAAATCTTCCAGATAACTTCAATGAGGCCAAACTCATCACTTTCAGCATGTTGATCTTCTGTGCTGTCTGGGTGGCCTTTGTTCCTGCTTATATCAGCTCACCAGGCAAATATGCAGATGCAGTAGAGGTGTTTGCCATCCTGGCCTCCAGTTTTGGCCTCTTGGCAGCACTGTTTGGACCCAAATGTTACATAATCTTGCTGAGACCTGagagaaatacaaagaaagccATAATGGGGCGAGGAGTTGAGTAG